Proteins encoded by one window of Fragaria vesca subsp. vesca unplaced genomic scaffold, FraVesHawaii_1.0 scf0513007, whole genome shotgun sequence:
- the LOC101294907 gene encoding probable S-acyltransferase At5g05070-like, whose amino-acid sequence MLGRKTSQVCDSSSSNGDSPESHQERLYRVWKGNNKFLCGGRLVFGHDGASLYLTSFLIGCPALTFCIRMLVIRHQAHYDYPVFTAGLLLTVLDFIFLFLTSGRDPGIIPRNSRPPESDGVCESTPSMEWINNKGSSMKLPRIKDVQVNGHTVKVKFCDTCLLYRPPRASHCSICNNCVQKFDHHCPWVGQCIGLRNYPFFILFISSSTLLCIYVFVFSWINLLHQHGNLWKAMSRDVVSVILIVYCFIAVWFVGGLTVFHVYLICTNQTTYENFRYRYDKNENPYTKGILGNLKEVFCSRIPPSMVNFRVWVLKDDDSAMGSVASESERGFIGSKEKFDIEMGNKFTRDGKLVVPSILWKLDYNGIDDNMKKNNLDSSGFTEVLKRKA is encoded by the exons ATGTTGGGTAGGAAAACCAGCCAAGTCTGTGATTCTTCCTCCTCCAATGGCGACTCTCCCGAGTCCCACCAAGAAAGGCTCTACCGAGTCTGGAAGGGCAACAAC AAATTTTTGTGTGGTGGAAGATTAGTGTTTGGTCATGATGGCGCATCACTCTATTTAACTAGCTTCTTGATCGGATGTCCTGCACTCACATTCTGCATAAGAATGCTTGTCATCAGACATCAAGCACATTATGACTATCCTGTATTCACTGCAGGCCTTCTCCTCACTGTTTTG gattttatttttctcttcctcacGTCTGGTAGAGATCCGGGTATAATTCCGAGGAATTCAAGACCGCCTGAATCAGATGGGGTTTGCGAATCTACGCCATCAATGGAGTGGATCAATAACAAAGGTTCCAGTATGAAATTACCCCGAATTAAGGATGTACAAGTCAATGGCCATACAGTGAAGGTCAAGTTTTGCGATACTTGTTTGTTGTATCGTCCACCGCGCGCTTCTCATTGTTCCATATGCAACAACTGTGTTCAGAAGTTCGATCACCATTGTCCATGGGTTGGTCAGTGTATTGGATTA CGTAACTATCCATTTTTCATCTTGTTTATTTCATCATCAACCTTGCTCTGCATCTATGTCTTTGTGTTTTCCTGGATCAACCTTCTTCACCAACATGGCAACTTATGGAAGGCCATGTCACGCGATGTCGTCTCAGTAATCTTGATAGTATATTGCTTCATAGCAGTCTGGTTTGTCGGGGGGCTTACAGTTTTTCATGTCTATCTAATATGCACCAACCAG ACAACATATGAGAACTTTCGTTACCGCTACGATAAGAATGAAAACCCATACACTAAGGGGATACTAGGAAACTTGAAAGAAGTGTTCTGCTCCAGGATTCCACCTTCAATGGTCAATTTCCGAGTATGGGTTTTAAAAGATGATGATAGTGCAATGGGGTCCGTTGCTTCAGAGAGTGAAAGAGGCTTTATTGGTTCCAAAGAGAAATTCGACATAGAAATGGGGAACAAGTTTACCAGGGACGGTAAGTTGGTAGTTCCAAGTATTTTGTGGAAATTGGACTACAATGGCATTGATGAtaacatgaagaagaataatttAGACAGTAGTGGTTTCACTGAGGTCTTGAAAAGGAAGGCATAA